TCATTTCAAGACATCACCGAGCAGGTGAAAACACGCCGGGAGCTGCAGGAAAGCGAAGAACGATTCAGGAATCTTTATGAAGCTGCGCCGGTCGGAATTTCGAACATCACTCCGGATGGCAAATTCATACGATGCAATCCGGCGCTGGAAAGAATCATCGGCTACACCGAACCAGAATTGCAGAAGCTGTTGATCTACGAGGTCACCCATCCCGAGGACAGGGCAGCAAATGAAACTCTCATGAACGAAATTGCCGAAGGCAGGATCAGAACAGGTTCGCTGGAAAAAAGATATATCAGGAAGGACGGGAGAATAGTTTGGGTGCGGCTTGTATCCTCGGGAGTGTACGATTCGGGGGGACAACTTCTCTATTCGGTTTCGATTACCGAAGATGTAACTGACAGGAAATTGGCGGATGACAAAATCAATCGCATGAACAGGATTTACGCTGTCCTTTCAGAGATCAACGAGACACTGATCCGTGTACGCGATTTGAAAAAGCTGTTTGAAGAAGCGTGTCGAATCGCAGTCGAGGTCGGGAAGTTTAAGCTTGCCTGGATTGGAACCGTCGACGAGAAGACCGGGGATGTCGATCCGGTTTCATATTCCGGCGATGGAGGAGGTTACCTCGAGTTGCTGGACATTTCTATTTCGCCCGAGAAACCTGGCAGCCGCGGACCTGTAGGTGTCGCACTTCGCGAAAAGCGCCATGTCGTCAGAAATGATATCGAGCATGACGGTGTGGTCTTGCCATGGCATACCGAGGCACTTAAACGCCGGTTTAGATCCTCCGCGGCCTTCCCGCTGATGAATGCGGATCGAACCTACGGAGTCATTTGCTTCTATTCTTCCGAAGCCAGGTTCTTCGACGAACAGGAGGTTGCTCTTTTGAGAGAATTGTCTTCCGACATTTCATACTCGATTGAGAATATCGAGCTTGACGAGAAGCACAAGGAGCTGTCAAAGGATCGCGACCGCATGTTCAACTATTCACTTGACATGTTGTCGATCATAGGATTCGATTCGTACTTGAAGCAGATCAACCCGGCGTGGTCGAAGATACTTGGCTGGACGAACGAGGAGTTGTTGGCGAAACCGTTTCTGGAGTTCATCCATCCCGAAGATCTCGGGCCGACGACCGAATTTGCAGCGGGTCTTGCGAGAGGGAAGGCGGTCTACTCCATCGAGAACCGGTGCAGGTGTAAAAACGGAACTTATAAGTGGCTTTCGTGGAACTGCGTCCCGCTCGTCGAAGAGAAGATGGTATTCGCCGTGACGCGCGATATTACCAATCAAAAGCAGAGTCAAGAGCAGCTCCTTGTAAGAAATGCCGCCATCGAGTCATCCATGAGCGCGATCGGACTCGCCGACATGGACGGCAAGGTATTTTACATCAACGCAGCTTTTTTAAATCTTTGGGCCTATGACCACATTCATGATGTGATCGGGAAGGATATTTCGGAATTCTCTATGTCGGCGGAAAGGCTGCAAGGTGCAATCGCAACAATGAAGGCAGGGAAAGGTTTCTTCGGTGAAAGCAAAGGTGTAAAAAAAGATGGGACCACATTCGATTTCCAGATTTCCGCCAACATCGTGAAGTCGGAACGGGGAGAACCCATTTGCATAATGGCTTCTTTCATGGACATCACCGAGAGGAAGAGAGCCGAAGAAAAACTCAATGCCGCTTACGAGGACTTAAAACATTCCGAGGAGAAATACAGGTCGCTCTTTGAGCAATCGAAGGATGCTATCGTCATGGCGAGACGCGACGGCTCCATGATAGACGCAAATCCGGCAGCGGTCGATCTGCTCGGCTTTGATTCTAAGGATGAGTTCCTTCGGACGAACATACGCGATATTTATGCCGAACCTGAAGACAGGAAATTACTCCTTGAGGTTCTCGAATCGGATAATCATCTGAAAGAGCATGAATTCGTTCTCAAAAGAAGAAATGGAGAACTGGTAACGGTCAGCGCCAGCATAACGGGTGTTCGCGATGAATCGAGTCGCCTCGTCTCTGTCCTTGGTATTCTTCGTGACGTCACCAAGCAGAAGAACCTCGAGACCCAGCTTGTCCAGGCACAGAAATTAGAGAGTCTCGGAACCCTCGCAGGTGGAATCGCCCATGATTTCAATAACATTCTCGGCATTATCGCGGGTTACTCGGCATTCCTCGAGAGAAGAGACCCCGGGCCGGAGAAAATATTGAGGAGCACCGAAGCGATTCAGAAAGCTACCGCCCGGGGAACCGCACTCGTGAGGCAGCTTCTCACATTTGCCCGGAAAGGCGAGTCGGTATATGAACGCATCTCGATCAACGATGTTGCTGAGGAGATCATGAGACTTCTCGAGGAAACTCTCCCAAAGACAATCGAGGTAGTGCCGGATCTCGAGACCAAACTTCCGTCGATCGCTGCTGATTCGACACAGATCCATCAAGTTTTGCTGAACCTCTGCGTCAATGCGCGTGACGCAATGCCGAACGGCGGGACGCTCAAGATTAGAACCGGACAATTGGAAGGTGAGTCGCTGGCTTCGAAGTTTCCGGCAGTCTCGCCGGGAAAATATGTTATGCTCGCAGTGAGCGACACCGGGATCGGAATGGACGAGGAGACGAAGAAGCGGATGTTCGATCCCTTTTTTACGACCAAAGAGGTCGGCAAAGGTACGGGACTCGGTCTGGCACTCGTTCACAGCATCGTTGCCAGCCACCGCGGATTTGTGGATGTGGAGACGCAGCTCGACAAAGGTACGACGTTCTACATCTTTCTTCCGGTTAAGGAACGCAAGATGGAAAATGTCGAGACGACTGAAATAGCGATGCAGGATGTTCCGGGCGGGAACGAAACCGTTCTCCTGATCGAGGATGAAGAGATGCTGAGAAATCTTGTGAGAGCCGTCATCGAATCGAAAGGCTACAATGTGCTTGTCGCATCGGACGGCGAAGAAGGAATCTACCTATATAAGAAGTGGCGAAAGGATATCGATGTCGTCATATCGGATTTAGGTCTACCGAAGATTCCGGGCGATGAAGTCCTGAGGACAATCCGTTCAATGGATTCGAAGGCAAAGTTGATCGCAGCAAGCGGCTTCATAGAAGGAGACGTCAGATCGAAGCTGCTCGACTTAGGTGTGACTCATTTCATCCAAAAGCCGTACAGGCTTGCGGAAATGATGATGACGCTCAGAGATGTCATCGACGAGAAAGCGGAGTAAGCGCAAGAATATATCCTCCGAGTTCCAATAGTCGTCGCTGTAACTACCAAATGATAACATAGCAAGAATCGGGTTGGTTGTTCGCAGTCTTCTTTCTATCATGATTTGAAAAACTTTTTCTCTATTGTGCTTTTGGATCTTTAAACAACTGCAGATTTTCAGAAAGAAGTGACATCGCGAAAGGAGATGAGATGGCTTCCGAAAAAGATTATATACTGGGAACGCACGATGAAGAGATTTCGCGGCTCGGGCTTCAGCATCTCGTTTGGCGGCCGCGGGCACTGGACACATGGAAACGCGCTGGCTTCTCTGTCGGCCAAACGATAATAGACATCGGGTGTGGACCGGGTTACGCAGCGTTTGATCTGTCGGAAATAGTCGGAGCCTCGGGACACATTTTTGCCATAGACCGTTCCAGGAGATTTTTAGACAACGTCGAGTCAGCGCGGGACCGACGCGGTTACGCAAATATCACCGCGGTCGAATGCGATTTGGACGAAGAAGATTTTCAGGCCCCGCGTGCGGATGGAGCGTGGTGCAGGTGGATATTCTCCTTTGTGAAACGTCCTCATGAGTTGGTCAGCCGCATTGCACGAAGTTTGAAGAAGAATGGAGTGATCGTCCTTCACGAATACTTTGACTATTCAACGTGGCGGTTCGCTCCGCGTTCCGGCGAACTGGAGGAATTCGTGGAAGCGGTCATGGGAAGCTGGCGTGCGAGCGGCGGGGAACCGGATATAGGTCTCAACCTGCCGGTGTGGCTGGAAGAGTGCGGCTTCGAGATAACGGAGATGAAACCGATCATCGACATCGTGCCTGCGTCCAGCTTCGTATGGCAATGGCCGAGGGCTTTTATCAATGCGAATCTCGATCGCCTAGTCGAGCTCGGTCGTATGGATAGAGAAAGGGCGAGGGAGATTTTGCGCGCGGTCGATGCTTGTGAGAAACGCCCCGGCACTTTGATGATTACTCCGGCCGTCGTAGAGATAATTGCTTTATTAAAGAATCCGTAGCAGGACACCGGTTGAGGAATTTTCTCGCGGCCGTTTTGATGACGGATTACTTTCGCGGAGAAGACTCCTTCCGTCCGCCTCTCATTCTTGCATTATTGAATCAACTTGCGGATATTGAAGAAGCCATCATGGAGGGCGGTTTGATTTATTAATCGGTTCACAAGAGCAAAATGTTTGTGTGCCGGCCAGAAAAACGAAAAACATTTATGACAGGGAGCTTCACCAGAACTCAACAAGGAGTCTAACATGAGAAAGTTTTGCCGCATATTCTTTACATCTCTCACATTTCTTGCCTTGACGGCATTCTTGTCCGGGAAAGAAGCCACTGATTGGTCGAAGATCAAGAAACTGCGCGGGAGATTCGTCATTACCCTCAACAATTACACTTCCGACGAGAAGGCGAAGGCCCTTATAGAATCCTCGATGAGCGGGTTCCTCGTCCAGGGTGAGTTCAAAGCCGAGCGGGTTCCCTCGAGCGGCACCCTCCTCTACAAAGGAAAAGCCAGCGGCTTCATGTGTATGACACATAAGGCGACCGTCCTCGGGGACACTATGGTAACAAGCGAACAGGTCTGCGGAGGACCATTTAATGACGGCGAGGCAACTGTCGAGATCATGACAGACGACAACCAATATCAGGTTGAGTTCGAGGGAAGCGTGGGCGGGAAAACCGTCATCAGCTATCCTCTGTACAAAGCGGCGGCAGACTTGTTCTCGCAAGCTTACGACTTCAATACGAAGTACCACCCCGATTGGACCGACGACATAAGGATCGACAAAGGCTTAAGGGATGAATTCACAGAAGCCTCGAAAGGCGTGGACTCAACCGAAGAGGTTACGTTCAGTGCGGCTTCCGTACCGAAGATGGTGACGAAGCCGGGCCAGAAGTTTCCCGACATGAAGTTCTTCGATCTCCCGGAAACCGGTCAGAAGATCGAGGGATCGGGCGAGCTCCAGCTCATGGTCTCGACAACCATCATGCCGACAGTGACACCGGCTGCCTGCAGATGGATCGTGGAGGCGGAAGAATGAAAGAGTTCATACTTCATCATTTTTGCGATAATGTATTCGCTGCCGCACTCATCGCGCTTCTCTTCACCGTGGATACACTTGGGCCCCGCGCGCTCTACGCACAGAAGGTAATGGCCACGATTCCGACCGGCGCCCTTCCTACCGATGTCGTCGTAAATCCTGTTACCGACAAGATCTACGTATCGAATACGTACGACAGCACCGTCACGGTGATAGACGGGGCGAGGAACAGCACGGCCACCATACATGCCTGTTTTGCTCCTCAGATGCTCGTTGTCAATCCTGCAATGAACAGGATTTACGCGGCGGGATCGGAATCTGTCACAGTAATTGACGGAGCTACAGATGACACGATCGACATACCTGTTCCGGCCGATCCGATTGCAATGGCGCTCAACCCGGTCCCCAATAGGCTTTACATCGTGTGCCGGAATTTCGGTCAGCTTGTAGTGATCGACGGTAAGACCAACGCCGTGTCATTCCTGCCTGTCGGAGGATCGCCGGTGACGATTGCGGCCAACATGCGTACGAACATGATATATATCGGAGGGATTTCGGTAGACAGCAGCCTGATCGTGCTCGATTGCGCGACAGGCCGGATGCATGTCATCCTGGATACGATCATAGTATATGGCATCACGGTCGATCCTGCTGCAAATAAAATCTATGTCTCTTGCGCGGGACGGCGCACTAATTCGCCCGAAGTATTGGTTGTCGATTGTTCTACCGGCACGTTTCACGACATAAATTATGCGGCAGTGGATAACCCCTCGATTGCGCTCAACCCCGCGACCGGCAAGGTCTACGTCGCTGACCGCGGAAGCAGCGACATCAAGGTGATCGACGGCGCGACTTACGAAACTACGACATTGACCGGCGGAGCAGGCCAGGGAGCGATGGCGGTCGATGAAGCTCTGAACAGGATTTATATAGCTAACTCGAATGACAACACCGTTACAGTTCTCGATGGCAGAACGAATGGGATTACCACCCTGCGTGTCGGGACAAAACCGGTCGCAATCGCCGTCAATTCAGTCACACATAAAGTTTACGTGGTGAACCAATACGATAACACCGTGACGGTGATCGACGGGAGATAATGCGGATTGTGTAGTGCTCCGCACAAGATTCATCTCCCAAGTGGATTTCGGGGCCATGCTGCATGTGAGTGCAGCGGTGATTGATGCGGTCTGGAGAACGGCGCAGGTCGTTCGGACGAAGATGCAGGTAGTTGGGACTGAGATGCAATTAGTTCGGAAGAAGATGCAGGTCGTTCGGACGAAGATGCAGGTAGTTGGGACAGAGATGCAGGTCGTTCGGACGAAGATGCAGGTAGTTGGGACAGAGATGCAAGTGGTTCGGAAGAAGATGCAGGTCGTTCGGACGAAGATGCAAGTCGTTGGGAGAGAGATGCAATTGGTTCGGACAGAGATGCAATTCGTTGGGAAGAAGATGCAAGTGGTTGGGAAAGAGATGCAGGTCGTTGGGACGAAGATGCAGGTGGTCGGGACGGAGATGCAAGTGGTTCGGAAGGCGGTGCAGGTCTCCGGGGGAATCAGATCCGATCTCGTCGGTGCCATCAGTGTTTGCTTTAATCTTCTGTCCTTATCAAATTAGACAGTCATTTGAGGCGGGCTTTTAGACACTCATCAGATTACAAGACAAAAGCGTTTGCATAATAAATAGAATAAAACCTGACCCAATCCAATTGTCTTTATAGAAGTATCAAATGATAGAAGAATATTCCAACAACTTTTAGAAAAGAAAGGAAATATCATGCAACGATTCATGCGATTTTTACTGCCTACTCTCTCGACTTTATTGGTCTATTTCCTTTTTCTTCCGTGGCTGGCTCTACAGCTTGATTACAAGCTCTCATTTGTATGGCGGCTCCCATTTTGGACGGAGACAGTTGCCGCTGTCCTGGTTCTTGCAAGTGTTGCGGTCATTTTCAGGTATTTCTGGATGTGTGCGTACCATAATGATATGTCATCCTCAGTCAAGATGAATTGCCTGCATATAGTCGAGTCGGCGGGCACCTGGCTGGGCGGGGTCGGGCTTGCATGCCTTCTGCGTTCGCCATCTCTACTAGGCATAGACGGATTAATAGGAGTTATCTGCATCTTGTACTCATCACGTTCGGAAGATCCGATGCTGCTGTCTCGATTTGCCAGAACCGTGTTGTCGCAAATCAACCGGATTCCGCGATGGATAATGCTGGTGTTAGTTCTCGCCGGAACGGCGGCGGGTTTACCATCGCTCAGTGTAGACCGGCAATCGCCGCCAGCCGCGACGGAGCCTGCGATACTGGTACAGGTTCGGTGCAAACCCGGAACATCCTATCTCTGGAAGGCGGATTTCGATAAGCATATTAGGCCCGCTATCGAGGAGGTTATCGCCAAGGGAAATACGTTTACCGGTCTTCAAGTCATCCAGTCAACGCTTCCATGGCAGCCTTTCGATTTCATGCTGATCTACACTGGCAAGAGTTTTTCCTCGCTCGATAAACCCGGCGTGCCTCCTCATTTTGCGGCGCTCTTCCAGCGCGAGGGGACTGTGCGCGCTCTGGCGGTGCTCAAGGAGATGAATTCTTACGAAGAACAGTCCACAGTCACCATCGTTTACTTGAGCAAGGTGAGGTGAGCCATGCATGTTCTCGTGACTGGAGCCGGCGGCTTCATCGGACGCTCGGTAGTAAGAAAAGCGCGGTTGCACGGGTGGAAAGTGACCGGAGTCGCGAGACGTCCGGGTGCCGAGACAAATTTAGTTGCGGATTTACGCGATCCCATTCGCAATTGGGAAGTCCCCGATGCTGTCATCCATCTTGCTGGCGGTTTTGCAGGCTGCACAATGAAAGAGCTGGTGGATACCGATCTTGTTATTGCCAATAACCTGATTGAATGGGGAAAGAAAGAAGGAGTGCGGAGGTGGGTTTTCGCAAGTGCGGCAGAAGTTTACGGCGACATCGACGGCGAAGCTGACGAAGATTATCCGTGCCGTCCCGTGATTCCTTACGGAGAAATAAAACTCCGTGTTGAAGAGTTGTTCCATGATGCTGGATTTCCTGAAGTAATGGTTTGCCGTGTCGGCGAAGTGTACGGCTCCGACGGCCGCATTCTTCACGAACTGGGCGGCAAGTTGCGAATGGGGTTTTGTCCGTGGGGAGGCGACGGAAAAGTAAGAATCAGCTTCATACATGTCGAGGACGTCGCCGAGGCGCTTCTTCTTGCATGCGAAAAGGCGAAGCCGGGTTTCACCATTTACAATGCAGGCGACAACGAGCCCGCAACGTGGCGGCAGTTCCTCGAGGAGATTGCGTCCCAGCTGCATGTCCGCGGTCCGTACTATCTTCCCAGACTTGCCGCTTATCTTTATGCGTGGTCGGCGGCGTGGACAGACAGATTGAGCCGCAGACCGCCTAACATTACGCCGCAGACTCTTCGGTTGCTTGTCACGCCGAAGGTCTTATCGAGCAAGCGTCTGCACGATGAGCTGGGTTTCGTCCCGAAGTATGCGAACATCTATACCGGACTCAACGAAGCGCTTCACGTTATGGTGGAGTCGAAATAAAGATCCGAAAAAGTATGACGCCTGCTCGTCATTCCAACCAATCCCGCCATGCGGGATGACGGGGAATCTTTTTGAGACTTTTTAAAGGGTGGTAGAGAGGTAATCCGCACAAGATTCATCTTCGAAGTGGATTTTGGGACCAGGCTGCATGTGGCTGTAGCAGTGATCCATGCGGTCTGGAGAACGGCGCAGGTCGTTCGTACGAAGATGCAAGTAGTCGGGCAGGCTGTGCAGGTTTCCGGGGGAATCAGATCCGATCTCGTCGGTGCCATCAGTGTTTGCTTTAATCTTCTGTTCTTATCAAATTAGACAGTCATTTGAGGCGGGCTTTGAAACACTCATCGGTTTACAAAATGGAAACGTTTGTATGCCAGATAAAGAAGTAAAAACGCGATTTGATCTATTACCGATACGCAAAGGTCATAACCTGCAGCGCGTTTCGTGTCACATCCAATAACACAAGGAGGAACTTATGCGCAAGAACCGTTTTCTGTTTTTTGCTTTCATGACAGTCGCATCCATTGCCTTCGCAGCTTTCATGCCCGGAGGCGCCGACTGGTCGAAGGTCAGGAAGCTCCACGGGAAATTCGTAATTGCTATCGTCAACTACGCTTACGACCAGAAAGAAAGATCGTCCACGGCGCTTCTGATGAACGGCTTCGTTGCTCAAGGTGAGTTCACTGCCGAGCGCGTAGACTCTTCGGCGGAACGGATCCTCTATGTGGGAAAAGCAAGCGGCTTCCTGAGCATGACGCATAAGTCGAGCGCTTCCGACACCGATGTTGCGAAGAGCGAGCAGGTCTGCGCCGGAGACTTCAACACAGGGGATGTGAGAATCGAGATCATGCCGGGCGCCAACCAGTACCAGGTAACCTTCAACGGAAGTCTCCCGGCAGGGAAGACTCTTGTCAGCTACCCATTGTTTAAAGAAATGGAACGAATGTTCTCGAAAGCGTACGATCTCAACAGGGCAAAGAACGCAGACTGGGCAGCTGAGGGTCAGACCTACGATGGGATCAGAAACGAATGCACCGGAGCCTTGAAGGACGTGCAGACCACCGAAGAGGTGAGATTCAGTGCTACAACAATTTCGCAGGCTTCCGTGACACCGGACCAGGCGTCTGTCGTCGCGAAGACTTTTTCCCTTCCGGAGAATGGAACGAAGATCGATGGAGCAGGTGAAATTCGGCTCACGGTTTCGACGTCGCTGATGCCTGCGGTGGCCCAGGCCGCAAGCCGGTGGATGATTGAAGCGGAGGAATAATCGAGAGTTTGAATGAACGAATACCGGCCCTATGGGCTCACGATAATCCAACTCTCGCCGGGGTTCTTTCTCTTGTGTTAAGACAGGAGAAAAAGCGCTATGAGCAATTTATGTTGCGATCGAATGTCAGTGATTTGGAATCTCGTGGGATTTGTTCACTTTCTTTTGCTCACCCGGTGGAGGGAACCCGCATCTCCAGCCTTGCTTCTTCCGTAAATCATTATTGCCAGATATCCTAAGACTATCCAGATGACCTCGCGGGACCGCTTGATGGTGATAAATGCCAATGCGACCGAGGGAGCGTCGGCGACACCGAAACTGGCGATCAGTGAAACATAAGCGGCTTCTGTAGCACCGAAAGCCGACGGGATGAAGAAGAACGCTATCCGGAGAAGACATGCAGTCCCTTCCATGAGGAATCCCTGACCCACCGTGATGCTCTGACCGAGGATTCTCAGGATCACGTACGATTCGCATCCCAGCAGTGTCCATCCGACGACGAACGATGCGAGGGAGCCGAAGAGCGCTCGCCGGTTCTGACGTGAGAAGTGAAGGATCGTCGCGTCGATTCTGTTCACGCTCGACTCGATTCGGGAAAGAAAACGCCTCCATCGATTCCACGTGATTCGTTTCAGGAGCGATGCAAGCTGGGTAAGACGCGCGCCGCTGTAGATGTATATAACCGCAGCGAAGACGAGGGCGAGGAGGGCGACTGCCGGCATCATTGTTCTTCCTGAAAGCGCGGCGGCGGATCCATGCGCCGGCCCGGCAAAAATAATCAATGCCATGATGACCGTGAGGAACAATCCCTGTGCTGCCGCCATATTTATTTTTCCCATCAGGCAGGCGGCGAAGCTTTCTTCGATCGGTACATTGCAGGCGCGGCGCAGCCAGATGGGACGGAGCGTTTCAGCTGGCACGACGCCGGCAGGCAGGGAATTGATCAGCGTGTCGCACCCGATGCGCACGGGGAGAACCTTGAACAAACGTCTGAACGGACCGGTGCCGGGAATGCAGAGTGCGAGACCGAGAGACTCGGCCAATAATTCAAGGAGCGGCGGAATGAGGACGAGCATTACGGCGAATCCAACCCTGTCAAGAAGTGCGAGCACTGAGTCCACCTTCACGTTGACGAACTGGCGCCAGAGGATGAACACGATTATCGAAGCCGCAAGGACCTTCAGGACGATGCCTGCTGTCCGGCGTGCGGAGAAAGAGAGGGGCGGGCCGGGGCGATGAAGACCGTCCTCAATGCCGGGATTGCTCTTCGCTTGACTCCCATACTCTTCGTCTTCTTTCGCGCCTATGATTTTCATGCAGCTTCCTGTCTCGTATTGTTAGCTCAAGTTAATAAATGCGCCGGACAATAATGCGGGTGAGTTTGCTTTGATCTCCCTCTCGCATCAAATCAGTCGTTCGATGCGGGTTTTGAAACACTGAATGGTTTACGAAAAGAAAGTGGGCTGTTTGTATGCCAGATAGAGAAGTAAAAGCAATTCGCGATTTTAACATATCCCAACTGGAGTAAAATGGCTGGAGAAAAAATGGCGTCAAGTCGCCCTGCGGGATGCCGCAAGGCGGCATTTGGTACTTTCTGGAGCCTGTCCCAATGAATATCGGGATATTAAGATAAAGGAAAGAACGTTTTGTGGAATCAGTCATTAGCGAATTGGAGTATTGTAGTGTTTGTTCACTTTCTTTTGCTCACCCAAAAGTCCCGCCTTGCGGGATCCCGTACCTTGGAATACAAATGTTGAACGGGAACTGTGAACGGAAAGAAAAGGGTGCCCGCGAAAACGGTACGCCGTCGGCGGATCGTCACGTCCCCCCAGTCAAAGCGGGCGATTTCAATATACGGTGGATTGTATATGACAGCTGAGACTCCCGAAATCGCCCATTCAGGCGTATTGAAAGTTCAGTGGAAAGGGGACGTGACTCCGTTTTCGCACGGGCTGTATGAGATGCGAAGACCAAAAGAGGACCTGCGCTATGCCAAGTACAGAAGTAAAGACAATTCGCGACCCCACATATTCTCAGTACGAAAAGATCATTGCACGCCGCGCCTTCGATTCCCGATCCGAGGAAGTCGTCAGGCGCGCAAGCGGCTTTCAACCGGGAATCGGACGGCTTCTGACCGAGGCGATACCGAGGCATAATCGAGGCGATATCGAGGGACAACCGAGAATGACACGGCTTGCAATCGAGAAACAGGCGGCTTCCGACCGAGAATCATACGGCTTTCACACGGCTTTTGACCGAGAAACAGACGGCTTTCATACGGCTTCCAACCGGGAAATGACCGGCTTTGGGCCGGGAATCAACCGTGGTTAGAGAGAGCTTCAGACAGAAGGTTGTATTTATTTTTTTCTCATGAAATTGAATCCGTTGTTCAAAATGTCGGGAATGGTGGCAAAGATCTGAAAAATGATGGAGTACTCTTTGGATATTGATATGGCTCTTAGGAGAAATGGACATGGTTGATCCAAGGCATCAATTAGAAATCGACACCTCCGACCTCAACGGCGACGGCGAGTTTTCGGTGCTGGATAGTGATTTGTTTTAATCGTTCCTTCCTGGCAAATTAAACGAGCTTTAGTAATTGAAGGCGGGCCACTAAAAGATATACCGGTTTACGAAAAGAAAGTGGGATTTTTGTATGCCAGATAAAGAAGTAAAAACAATTCGCGATTTGATCTATTACCAGTACGCCAAGATCATAACCTGCCGTGCCTTCAATGTTCCGGACGGGCAGCAGGCGAAGAAACTGCATTACGGTTTCATCAAGAAGACGTTCCATGACTTGAAGTCGGGCGGGAAATCATGGTCGCACATCGAGCGCGAGGACTGGCAGCTCGTCGAAGCCGAGAAGAAGTGCGCCTATTGCGGCTCGACGGAGAACCTGACCCGCGAGCACATCGTACCGAAGTCGCTGCATATTAAACCCGACTGTCCCACATGCGACCATATCCAGTCGATCCACAATGAGGTCTGGGCGTGCGGCTCGTGCAACTCATCGAAGGGGACAATGGGACTTTACGAGTTCTACCACGACAAAATACTTCCCGACGAGCCGAAGTATTTCGATTACATTCCCGAGCTCGTGGAGAAGAAGTATCTCAAGACTATAATGAAGTGCCATGAATGTGCTGGTACCCTCGACGCCGCCAACCCGAATGGTGATCGAGAACTTTCGGTGCTGGATATTGATGCGGCGCTGCGAAGGAATGGCAATGAATAATAGAATGGATCACCATCGGCATCCCGCAAGGCGGGACGCCTCACGAAAGCCCGCAACCCCGAAGGGGTTTTGCCGAGAGTGGAGCCGTCCATTTCAATGGATGGCCCAGGACGATCATGAAATGCCACGAGTGCGCTGGTACCCTCGACGCCGCCAACCCGAATGGCAACGGTGAACTTTCGGTGCTGGATATTGATGCGGCGCTGAAAAAAGTCGGATGAAGACGAAACAAGGCAATATATCGCCCCTAAGGTTGGAATAATCAGTCTTTC
The nucleotide sequence above comes from Candidatus Acidiferrales bacterium. Encoded proteins:
- a CDS encoding class I SAM-dependent methyltransferase; the encoded protein is MASEKDYILGTHDEEISRLGLQHLVWRPRALDTWKRAGFSVGQTIIDIGCGPGYAAFDLSEIVGASGHIFAIDRSRRFLDNVESARDRRGYANITAVECDLDEEDFQAPRADGAWCRWIFSFVKRPHELVSRIARSLKKNGVIVLHEYFDYSTWRFAPRSGELEEFVEAVMGSWRASGGEPDIGLNLPVWLEECGFEITEMKPIIDIVPASSFVWQWPRAFINANLDRLVELGRMDRERAREILRAVDACEKRPGTLMITPAVVEIIALLKNP
- a CDS encoding NAD(P)-dependent oxidoreductase, encoding MHVLVTGAGGFIGRSVVRKARLHGWKVTGVARRPGAETNLVADLRDPIRNWEVPDAVIHLAGGFAGCTMKELVDTDLVIANNLIEWGKKEGVRRWVFASAAEVYGDIDGEADEDYPCRPVIPYGEIKLRVEELFHDAGFPEVMVCRVGEVYGSDGRILHELGGKLRMGFCPWGGDGKVRISFIHVEDVAEALLLACEKAKPGFTIYNAGDNEPATWRQFLEEIASQLHVRGPYYLPRLAAYLYAWSAAWTDRLSRRPPNITPQTLRLLVTPKVLSSKRLHDELGFVPKYANIYTGLNEALHVMVESK
- a CDS encoding YncE family protein; protein product: MKEFILHHFCDNVFAAALIALLFTVDTLGPRALYAQKVMATIPTGALPTDVVVNPVTDKIYVSNTYDSTVTVIDGARNSTATIHACFAPQMLVVNPAMNRIYAAGSESVTVIDGATDDTIDIPVPADPIAMALNPVPNRLYIVCRNFGQLVVIDGKTNAVSFLPVGGSPVTIAANMRTNMIYIGGISVDSSLIVLDCATGRMHVILDTIIVYGITVDPAANKIYVSCAGRRTNSPEVLVVDCSTGTFHDINYAAVDNPSIALNPATGKVYVADRGSSDIKVIDGATYETTTLTGGAGQGAMAVDEALNRIYIANSNDNTVTVLDGRTNGITTLRVGTKPVAIAVNSVTHKVYVVNQYDNTVTVIDGR
- a CDS encoding PAS domain S-box protein, which translates into the protein MKKRVRKSRSQFGVFFESSSQPMWVYDPASLEFLDVNVAAVAKYGYSRREFLSMTVKDIYPEEDRQQLESRHSRSEEKYLGEHRHRLKDGRIIDVEVNSRTIKIRGTKVVMVVVHDITGHKNVEKVLKEDELLLSSVGQMAKVGGWEFDAATGKGSWTEEVARIHELEPDFEINVEIGLNFYVPESRARIEKAVRESVESGKPFDLELEIITAKGNHRVIRTIGVPVEEGGRVVKVRGSFQDITEQVKTRRELQESEERFRNLYEAAPVGISNITPDGKFIRCNPALERIIGYTEPELQKLLIYEVTHPEDRAANETLMNEIAEGRIRTGSLEKRYIRKDGRIVWVRLVSSGVYDSGGQLLYSVSITEDVTDRKLADDKINRMNRIYAVLSEINETLIRVRDLKKLFEEACRIAVEVGKFKLAWIGTVDEKTGDVDPVSYSGDGGGYLELLDISISPEKPGSRGPVGVALREKRHVVRNDIEHDGVVLPWHTEALKRRFRSSAAFPLMNADRTYGVICFYSSEARFFDEQEVALLRELSSDISYSIENIELDEKHKELSKDRDRMFNYSLDMLSIIGFDSYLKQINPAWSKILGWTNEELLAKPFLEFIHPEDLGPTTEFAAGLARGKAVYSIENRCRCKNGTYKWLSWNCVPLVEEKMVFAVTRDITNQKQSQEQLLVRNAAIESSMSAIGLADMDGKVFYINAAFLNLWAYDHIHDVIGKDISEFSMSAERLQGAIATMKAGKGFFGESKGVKKDGTTFDFQISANIVKSERGEPICIMASFMDITERKRAEEKLNAAYEDLKHSEEKYRSLFEQSKDAIVMARRDGSMIDANPAAVDLLGFDSKDEFLRTNIRDIYAEPEDRKLLLEVLESDNHLKEHEFVLKRRNGELVTVSASITGVRDESSRLVSVLGILRDVTKQKNLETQLVQAQKLESLGTLAGGIAHDFNNILGIIAGYSAFLERRDPGPEKILRSTEAIQKATARGTALVRQLLTFARKGESVYERISINDVAEEIMRLLEETLPKTIEVVPDLETKLPSIAADSTQIHQVLLNLCVNARDAMPNGGTLKIRTGQLEGESLASKFPAVSPGKYVMLAVSDTGIGMDEETKKRMFDPFFTTKEVGKGTGLGLALVHSIVASHRGFVDVETQLDKGTTFYIFLPVKERKMENVETTEIAMQDVPGGNETVLLIEDEEMLRNLVRAVIESKGYNVLVASDGEEGIYLYKKWRKDIDVVISDLGLPKIPGDEVLRTIRSMDSKAKLIAASGFIEGDVRSKLLDLGVTHFIQKPYRLAEMMMTLRDVIDEKAE